A region of Liolophura sinensis isolate JHLJ2023 chromosome 8, CUHK_Ljap_v2, whole genome shotgun sequence DNA encodes the following proteins:
- the LOC135473028 gene encoding small ribosomal subunit protein bS16m-like translates to MKVAIRLALYGCANRPFYHIVAIPHRRSRNGRVLEQIGSFDPLPNLDNEKLVAINFERLRYWLASGAEPSLPMQILLGLAGFYPLHPRTIMEGRRLRLAQSIGVATEQASEEVKETKS, encoded by the exons ATGAAGGTTGCCATTCGACTGGCACTGTATGGATGTGCAAACCGACCATTTTACCATATAGTGGCCATTCCTCACAGAAGGTCCAGGAATGGGAGAGTCCTGGAGCAAATTGGATCATTTGACCCTCTTCCAAATCTGGATAATGAGAAGTTGGTGGCCATTAATTTTGAGAGACTGAGATACTGGCTGGCTTCTGGGGCTGAACCAAGTCTGCCTATGCAGATATTGCTAG GTTTGGCTGGTTTCTACCCACTTCATCCCCGGACGATCATGGAGGGCAGACGACTGAGGCTAGCACAGAGTATTGGAGTTGCTACTGAGCAAGCCTCAGAAGAGGTTAAAGAGACCAAAAGCTGA